From Roseburia hominis, the proteins below share one genomic window:
- a CDS encoding CBS domain-containing protein: MNVLFFLKPKAELAYIYDYHTLRQAMEIMEYHKYSSVPIINRDGKYIGSITEGDLLWGIKDLNILNIKNAENIAVTKIPRRMDYKAVRVDSKIEDLIMRSMEQNFVPVVDDQENFIGIVTRKDIIGFCYDRLKSCAEKSA, encoded by the coding sequence ATGAACGTTTTATTCTTTTTGAAGCCAAAGGCAGAGCTGGCTTACATCTATGATTACCATACCTTAAGACAGGCGATGGAGATTATGGAGTACCATAAATATTCCTCGGTACCAATCATTAACCGTGACGGCAAATACATAGGAAGTATCACAGAAGGAGATCTTCTCTGGGGGATTAAAGATCTGAACATTCTGAATATCAAAAACGCGGAGAACATTGCTGTCACGAAGATTCCGCGAAGAATGGACTATAAAGCCGTCCGCGTCGATTCCAAGATCGAAGATCTGATCATGCGGTCCATGGAACAGAATTTCGTACCGGTCGTCGATGACCAGGAGAACTTTATCGGCATCGTGACCCGGAAGGATATCATCGGTTTCTGTTACGACAGGTTAAAAAGTTGTGCCGAAAAATCTGCATAA